From the genome of Denticeps clupeoides chromosome 4, fDenClu1.1, whole genome shotgun sequence, one region includes:
- the LOC114787570 gene encoding interleukin-31 receptor subunit alpha isoform X1 has protein sequence MNQLVRFLIQAGPERTRRGATMMGWISTGLVLLVVRLFQASDPELCRRPTIQYCVFLEHANVTCHWEPVGQPFSTTYTLQVNITSSLGGRTFKALEPCVTTETHCSVNIESVIHEYSMDVLARNSHGVSRSPRHDVYGLNEVKLYPPTFTNLARVPGKPKCLDLSWGRPQSFALSKPEVERGCLIFQLEFYSSGENHSQVIERNISGFDIELCIFRPGTEYRVRMRYQYINANRHWSDWTTYQSSSTDEAAPSAAPQAWWLIGSSDERGWRDFTLMWKPLPASVANGYVLWYKVQCWQDQDQDGHDVENCGTVNHSSYSCKLSLPPESCTCSLTASNSAGTSPEANVRIPASIESTGSTMSLSGLHVIPLDDHRMEVTWTVYDTRTDQTGFIIQWFPVSQGQMDNLYWEWQNPAARGLVITDGIHPEVPYDVSVRELHGATAGLQLSVVVFTRQGEPSAGPALQVQELGEGSVTLQWQQLKIAELRGFLRNYTLTYINANGQAKYVTLPGTFTQYTLRGLSGEYRVYITAHTDAGASPGPSVTVLVDKAGYLAVAILWCTLTPVFTILIGYMCLRLNVRIKRFLCSKVPDPSKSTLSTWIPNIPQQDDLKNVNGTVDSVSHIKLITYINTELCSQDVLQPVNTEICFHSIHQSPVGSEQGDHMMLSSSFSSKHGSWTIHQPLLGETHLHSLHRPSTKCCSCKVTGPAFHYNNIPHAHVTEVEESISYNTNTLDYALDGPMLAYVESCHCIYTEYVSSAFLPTKKQLNAGIKEEEWSACEDFPNV, from the exons ATGAACCAACTAGTCCGCTTCCTCATTCAGGCAGGACCAGAGAGGACCAGACGTGGCG CGACGATGATGGGCTGGATAAGCACTGGACTTGTGCTGCTGGTCGTCAGACTGTTCCAAGCGTCAGATCCAG AATTATGCAGACGACCCACTATCCAATACTGCGTTTTTCTGGAGCATGCAAATGTCACCTGTCACTGGGAGCCAGTAGGACAACCTTTTTCCACAACCTACACACTGCAAGTAAACAT AACCAGTAGTTTGGGAGGTCGCACCTTTAAAGCACTGGAACCTTGTGTCACAACAGAGACTCACTGCTCTGTGAATATAGAATCTGTGATTCATGAATATAGCATGGATGTTTTGGCACGTAATTCCCATGGTGTCAGCCGGTCACCCAGACATGATGTCTATGGCCTCAATGAAG TGAAGCTCTACCCGCCCACCTTCACCAACCTTGCTCGAGTTCCAGGGAAGCCCAAGTGCCTGGACCTGTCTTGGGGGAGGCCACAGTCGTTTGCCCTGTCTAAGCCGGAGGTTGAGAGAGGCTGCTTAATATTCCAGCtggaattttattcatctgGAGAG AACCATTCTCAGGTCATCGAAAGAAACATATCCGGGTTTGACATCGAGCTATGCATATTCCGGCCTGGAACTGAATACAGAGTGCGGATGCGTTATCAATACATAAATGCCAACAGACACTGGAGTGACTGGACCACATACCAGAGCAGTTCCACAGATGAGGCCG CTCCCAGTGCAGCTCCTCAGGCATGGTGGCTGATTGGGTCAAGCGACGAGAGAGGATGGAGAGATTTCACACTGATGTGGAAG CCTCTTCCTGCATCAGTGGCTAATGGCTATGTACTATGGTACAAGGTGCAATGTTGGCAAGACCAGGACCAAGATGGGCATGATGTTGAAAACTGTGGCACTGTAAACCACTCCAGCTACTCCTGTAAGCTCTCTCTTCCACCGGAGTCATGCACTTGCTCCTTGACTGCCTCCAACTCAGCAGGAACCTCCCCAGAAGCCAACGTTCGGATCCCAGCCTCCATAGAATCCACAG GCTCAACTATGTCCCTGTCTGGACTCCATGTCATACCACTGGACGACCACAGGATGGAAGTGACCTGGACAGTTTACGACACAAGAACTGATCAGACAGGCTTCATAATACAGTGGTTTCCTGTAAGCCAAGGCCAGATGGACAACTTGTACTGGGAATGGCAGAATCCTGCTGCCAGGGGCCTGGTGATCACAG ATGGGATACACCCTGAGGTGCCCTACGATGTGTCAGTCAGAGAACTACATGGAGCAACGGCTGGACTGCAGTTGTCAGTGGTTGTTTTCACTCGCCAAGGAG AGCCATCTGCTGGACCAGCACTGCAGGTTCAGGAGCTGGGAGAAGGCAGCGTGACGTTGCAGTGGCAACAATTGAAGATAGCAGAGCTTCGTGGCTTCCTTCGTAACTATACACTCACTTACATCAATGCTAACGGACAGGCCAAAT ATGTGACTTTGCCAGGGACGTTTACACAGTACACACTTAGAGGTCTGTCTGGGGAGTACAGAGTTTACATAACGGCCCACACTGATGCTGGAGCGTCACCAGGCCCCTCAGTCACTGTACTTGTAG ATAAAGCTGGTTATCTGGCAGTGGCCATACTGTGGTGTACACTTACCCCTGTCTTTACCATTCTGATTGGCTACATGTGTCTAAGGCTCAACGTTAG AATTAAAAGGTTCCTGTGTTCAAAAGTTCCTGACCCATCAAAAAGCACTCTGTCTACCTGGATTCCAAACATCCCTCAGCAG GATGACCTGAAAAATGTCAATGGAACAGTGGACAGTGTCAGTCACATCAAACTTATCACATATATTAATACAGAACTGTGCTCTCAGGATGTCCTACAGCCTGTCAATACAGAAATTTGCTTTCATTCCATCCACCAATCACCAGTTGGTTCTGAACAAGGAGATCATATGATGCTCAGTTCATCGTTCAGTTCAAAGCATGGATCATGGACTATCCATCAACCATTACTTGGAGAAACACACCTCCACAGTCTACATCGACCATCAACCAAATGCTGCAGCTGCAAAGTGACCGGTCCTGCTTTTCACTACAACAACATCCCACACGCACACGTCACTGAGGTGGAGGAATCAATATCTTACAATACCAACACGCTGGATTACGCCCTAGATGGACCTATGCTCGCTTATGTGGAATCTTGCCACTGCATATACACTGAATATGTTTCATCTGCATTTCTACCCACAAAAAAGCAGCTAAACGCAGGCATTAAGGAGGAGGAATGGTCAGCATGTGAAGATTTCccaaatgtttaa
- the LOC114787570 gene encoding interleukin-31 receptor subunit alpha isoform X2, producing the protein MNQLVRFLIQAGPERTRRGATMMGWISTGLVLLVVRLFQASDPELCRRPTIQYCVFLEHANVTCHWEPVGQPFSTTYTLQVNITSSLGGRTFKALEPCVTTETHCSVNIESVIHEYSMDVLARNSHGVSRSPRHDVYGLNEVKLYPPTFTNLARVPGKPKCLDLSWGRPQSFALSKPEVERGCLIFQLEFYSSGENHSQVIERNISGFDIELCIFRPGTEYRVRMRYQYINANRHWSDWTTYQSSSTDEAAPSAAPQAWWLIGSSDERGWRDFTLMWKPLPASVANGYVLWYKVQCWQDQDQDGHDVENCGTVNHSSYSCKLSLPPESCTCSLTASNSAGTSPEANVRIPASIESTGSTMSLSGLHVIPLDDHRMEVTWTVYDTRTDQTGFIIQWFPVSQGQMDNLYWEWQNPAARGLVITDGIHPEVPYDVSVRELHGATAGLQLSVVVFTRQGEPSAGPALQVQELGEGSVTLQWQQLKIAELRGFLRNYTLTYINANGQAKYVTLPGTFTQYTLRGLSGEYRVYITAHTDAGASPGPSVTVLVGSTLELKGSCVQKFLTHQKALCLPGFQTSLSRMT; encoded by the exons ATGAACCAACTAGTCCGCTTCCTCATTCAGGCAGGACCAGAGAGGACCAGACGTGGCG CGACGATGATGGGCTGGATAAGCACTGGACTTGTGCTGCTGGTCGTCAGACTGTTCCAAGCGTCAGATCCAG AATTATGCAGACGACCCACTATCCAATACTGCGTTTTTCTGGAGCATGCAAATGTCACCTGTCACTGGGAGCCAGTAGGACAACCTTTTTCCACAACCTACACACTGCAAGTAAACAT AACCAGTAGTTTGGGAGGTCGCACCTTTAAAGCACTGGAACCTTGTGTCACAACAGAGACTCACTGCTCTGTGAATATAGAATCTGTGATTCATGAATATAGCATGGATGTTTTGGCACGTAATTCCCATGGTGTCAGCCGGTCACCCAGACATGATGTCTATGGCCTCAATGAAG TGAAGCTCTACCCGCCCACCTTCACCAACCTTGCTCGAGTTCCAGGGAAGCCCAAGTGCCTGGACCTGTCTTGGGGGAGGCCACAGTCGTTTGCCCTGTCTAAGCCGGAGGTTGAGAGAGGCTGCTTAATATTCCAGCtggaattttattcatctgGAGAG AACCATTCTCAGGTCATCGAAAGAAACATATCCGGGTTTGACATCGAGCTATGCATATTCCGGCCTGGAACTGAATACAGAGTGCGGATGCGTTATCAATACATAAATGCCAACAGACACTGGAGTGACTGGACCACATACCAGAGCAGTTCCACAGATGAGGCCG CTCCCAGTGCAGCTCCTCAGGCATGGTGGCTGATTGGGTCAAGCGACGAGAGAGGATGGAGAGATTTCACACTGATGTGGAAG CCTCTTCCTGCATCAGTGGCTAATGGCTATGTACTATGGTACAAGGTGCAATGTTGGCAAGACCAGGACCAAGATGGGCATGATGTTGAAAACTGTGGCACTGTAAACCACTCCAGCTACTCCTGTAAGCTCTCTCTTCCACCGGAGTCATGCACTTGCTCCTTGACTGCCTCCAACTCAGCAGGAACCTCCCCAGAAGCCAACGTTCGGATCCCAGCCTCCATAGAATCCACAG GCTCAACTATGTCCCTGTCTGGACTCCATGTCATACCACTGGACGACCACAGGATGGAAGTGACCTGGACAGTTTACGACACAAGAACTGATCAGACAGGCTTCATAATACAGTGGTTTCCTGTAAGCCAAGGCCAGATGGACAACTTGTACTGGGAATGGCAGAATCCTGCTGCCAGGGGCCTGGTGATCACAG ATGGGATACACCCTGAGGTGCCCTACGATGTGTCAGTCAGAGAACTACATGGAGCAACGGCTGGACTGCAGTTGTCAGTGGTTGTTTTCACTCGCCAAGGAG AGCCATCTGCTGGACCAGCACTGCAGGTTCAGGAGCTGGGAGAAGGCAGCGTGACGTTGCAGTGGCAACAATTGAAGATAGCAGAGCTTCGTGGCTTCCTTCGTAACTATACACTCACTTACATCAATGCTAACGGACAGGCCAAAT ATGTGACTTTGCCAGGGACGTTTACACAGTACACACTTAGAGGTCTGTCTGGGGAGTACAGAGTTTACATAACGGCCCACACTGATGCTGGAGCGTCACCAGGCCCCTCAGTCACTGTACTTGTAG GCTCAACGTTAG AATTAAAAGGTTCCTGTGTTCAAAAGTTCCTGACCCATCAAAAAGCACTCTGTCTACCTGGATTCCAAACATCCCTCAGCAG GATGACCTGA
- the LOC114787570 gene encoding interleukin-6 receptor subunit beta isoform X3, translating to MWKPLPASVANGYVLWYKVQCWQDQDQDGHDVENCGTVNHSSYSCKLSLPPESCTCSLTASNSAGTSPEANVRIPASIESTGSTMSLSGLHVIPLDDHRMEVTWTVYDTRTDQTGFIIQWFPVSQGQMDNLYWEWQNPAARGLVITDGIHPEVPYDVSVRELHGATAGLQLSVVVFTRQGEPSAGPALQVQELGEGSVTLQWQQLKIAELRGFLRNYTLTYINANGQAKYVTLPGTFTQYTLRGLSGEYRVYITAHTDAGASPGPSVTVLVDKAGYLAVAILWCTLTPVFTILIGYMCLRLNVRIKRFLCSKVPDPSKSTLSTWIPNIPQQDDLKNVNGTVDSVSHIKLITYINTELCSQDVLQPVNTEICFHSIHQSPVGSEQGDHMMLSSSFSSKHGSWTIHQPLLGETHLHSLHRPSTKCCSCKVTGPAFHYNNIPHAHVTEVEESISYNTNTLDYALDGPMLAYVESCHCIYTEYVSSAFLPTKKQLNAGIKEEEWSACEDFPNV from the exons ATGTGGAAG CCTCTTCCTGCATCAGTGGCTAATGGCTATGTACTATGGTACAAGGTGCAATGTTGGCAAGACCAGGACCAAGATGGGCATGATGTTGAAAACTGTGGCACTGTAAACCACTCCAGCTACTCCTGTAAGCTCTCTCTTCCACCGGAGTCATGCACTTGCTCCTTGACTGCCTCCAACTCAGCAGGAACCTCCCCAGAAGCCAACGTTCGGATCCCAGCCTCCATAGAATCCACAG GCTCAACTATGTCCCTGTCTGGACTCCATGTCATACCACTGGACGACCACAGGATGGAAGTGACCTGGACAGTTTACGACACAAGAACTGATCAGACAGGCTTCATAATACAGTGGTTTCCTGTAAGCCAAGGCCAGATGGACAACTTGTACTGGGAATGGCAGAATCCTGCTGCCAGGGGCCTGGTGATCACAG ATGGGATACACCCTGAGGTGCCCTACGATGTGTCAGTCAGAGAACTACATGGAGCAACGGCTGGACTGCAGTTGTCAGTGGTTGTTTTCACTCGCCAAGGAG AGCCATCTGCTGGACCAGCACTGCAGGTTCAGGAGCTGGGAGAAGGCAGCGTGACGTTGCAGTGGCAACAATTGAAGATAGCAGAGCTTCGTGGCTTCCTTCGTAACTATACACTCACTTACATCAATGCTAACGGACAGGCCAAAT ATGTGACTTTGCCAGGGACGTTTACACAGTACACACTTAGAGGTCTGTCTGGGGAGTACAGAGTTTACATAACGGCCCACACTGATGCTGGAGCGTCACCAGGCCCCTCAGTCACTGTACTTGTAG ATAAAGCTGGTTATCTGGCAGTGGCCATACTGTGGTGTACACTTACCCCTGTCTTTACCATTCTGATTGGCTACATGTGTCTAAGGCTCAACGTTAG AATTAAAAGGTTCCTGTGTTCAAAAGTTCCTGACCCATCAAAAAGCACTCTGTCTACCTGGATTCCAAACATCCCTCAGCAG GATGACCTGAAAAATGTCAATGGAACAGTGGACAGTGTCAGTCACATCAAACTTATCACATATATTAATACAGAACTGTGCTCTCAGGATGTCCTACAGCCTGTCAATACAGAAATTTGCTTTCATTCCATCCACCAATCACCAGTTGGTTCTGAACAAGGAGATCATATGATGCTCAGTTCATCGTTCAGTTCAAAGCATGGATCATGGACTATCCATCAACCATTACTTGGAGAAACACACCTCCACAGTCTACATCGACCATCAACCAAATGCTGCAGCTGCAAAGTGACCGGTCCTGCTTTTCACTACAACAACATCCCACACGCACACGTCACTGAGGTGGAGGAATCAATATCTTACAATACCAACACGCTGGATTACGCCCTAGATGGACCTATGCTCGCTTATGTGGAATCTTGCCACTGCATATACACTGAATATGTTTCATCTGCATTTCTACCCACAAAAAAGCAGCTAAACGCAGGCATTAAGGAGGAGGAATGGTCAGCATGTGAAGATTTCccaaatgtttaa